A genomic region of Staphylococcus roterodami contains the following coding sequences:
- a CDS encoding cyclic-di-AMP receptor yields MKMIIAIVQDQDSQELADQLVKNNFRATKLATTGGFLRAGNTTFLCGVNDDRVDEILTVINNTCGNREQLVSPITPMGGSADSYIPYPVEVEVGGATVFVMPVDAFHQF; encoded by the coding sequence ATGAAAATGATTATAGCGATCGTACAAGATCAAGATAGTCAGGAACTTGCAGATCAACTCGTTAAAAATAACTTTAGAGCAACAAAATTGGCAACGACAGGTGGATTTTTAAGAGCAGGTAATACGACTTTCTTATGTGGTGTCAACGATGACCGCGTAGATGAAATATTAACTGTTATTAATAATACGTGTGGTAATAGAGAACAGTTGGTTTCACCTATTACACCTATGGGAGGAAGTGCGGATTCGTATATTCCATATCCAGTTGAAGTTGAAGTTGGCGGTGCTACTGTATTTGTTATGCCAGTTGACGCATTCCATCAATTTTAA
- a CDS encoding DNA polymerase III subunit delta', with the protein MDEQQQLTNAYHSNKLSHAYLFEGDDAQTMKQVAINFAKLILCQTDNQCEIKVSTYNHPDFMYISTNDSSIKKEQIEQLVRHMNQLPIESKYKVYIIEDFEKLTVQGENSILKFLEEPPDNTIAILLSTKPEQILDTIHSRCQHVYFKPIDKEQFVNRLVEQDIAKPVAEMISTYTTQIDNAMALNEEFDLLALRKTIIRWCELLLTNKPMAMIGIIDLLKQAKNKKLQTLTIAAVNGFFEDIIHTKVNVDDKRIYSDLISDINQYAQKLTFNQLILMFDQLTDAHKKLNQNVNPTLVFEQIVIKGVS; encoded by the coding sequence ATGGATGAACAGCAACAATTGACAAATGCATATCATTCAAATAAATTATCGCATGCCTATTTATTTGAAGGTGATGACGCACAAACGATGAAACAAGTTGCGATTAATTTTGCAAAACTCATTTTATGTCAAACAGATAATCAATGCGAAATAAAGGTTAGTACATATAATCATCCAGACTTTATGTATATATCAACTAATGACAGCTCAATTAAGAAAGAACAAATTGAACAGCTTGTGCGCCATATGAATCAACTTCCTATAGAAAGTAAATATAAAGTGTATATTATCGAAGATTTTGAAAAGTTAACTGTTCAAGGGGAAAACAGTATATTAAAATTTCTCGAAGAGCCACCGGACAATACGATTGCTATTTTATTGTCTACCAAGCCCGAACAAATATTAGATACAATTCATTCAAGATGTCAGCATGTTTATTTCAAACCTATTGATAAAGAACAGTTTGTAAATAGGTTGGTTGAACAGGACATTGCTAAGCCAGTAGCTGAAATGATAAGTACGTATACAACACAAATAGATAATGCAATGGCTTTAAACGAAGAATTTGATTTATTAGCTTTAAGAAAAACAATTATACGATGGTGTGAATTATTGCTTACTAATAAACCAATGGCAATGATTGGGATTATTGATTTATTGAAACAGGCTAAAAATAAAAAACTGCAAACTTTAACGATTGCAGCAGTTAATGGATTCTTTGAAGATATCATACATACAAAGGTCAATGTAGATGATAAACGAATATACAGCGATTTGATAAGTGACATTAATCAGTATGCGCAAAAATTAACATTTAATCAATTGATTTTAATGTTTGATCAACTTACAGACGCACATAAGAAACTGAATCAAAATGTTAATCCAACGCTAGTATTTGAACAAATCGTAATTAAGGGTGTGAGTTAG
- a CDS encoding stage 0 sporulation family protein, giving the protein MPNVIGVQFQKAGKLEYYTPSDIQIDLDDWVVVESKRGIEIGIVKNPMIDIAEEDICLPLKSIIRIADENDIEKYYCNEQDAENALVLCKDIVREQGLDMRLVNCEYTLDKSKVIFNFTADDRIDFRKLVKILAQHLKTRIELRQIGVRDEAKLLGGIGPCGRSLCCSTFLGDFEPVSIKMAKDQNLSLNPTKISGACGRLMCCLKYENDYYEEVRAQLPDIGEAIETPDGSGKVVALNILDISMQVKLEGHEQPLEYKLEEIETMH; this is encoded by the coding sequence ATGCCAAATGTAATAGGTGTTCAGTTCCAAAAAGCGGGGAAATTAGAATATTATACACCTAGTGATATACAGATAGATTTAGATGACTGGGTTGTCGTAGAATCTAAAAGAGGCATAGAGATAGGTATCGTTAAAAATCCAATGATAGATATTGCAGAGGAAGATATTTGTTTACCTCTTAAAAGTATTATTCGTATTGCTGATGAAAATGATATTGAAAAATATTATTGTAATGAGCAAGATGCTGAAAATGCATTAGTATTATGTAAGGATATTGTAAGAGAACAAGGCTTGGATATGAGGTTAGTCAACTGTGAATATACATTAGACAAATCAAAAGTTATATTTAATTTTACTGCTGACGATCGTATAGATTTTAGAAAGCTAGTTAAAATATTAGCTCAGCATTTGAAAACACGCATTGAACTTAGACAGATTGGCGTTAGGGATGAGGCCAAATTACTTGGGGGTATTGGTCCATGTGGTCGTTCATTATGTTGTTCAACATTTTTAGGTGACTTTGAACCTGTATCAATTAAAATGGCCAAAGATCAAAATCTATCCTTAAATCCAACTAAAATTTCTGGAGCCTGTGGACGTTTAATGTGTTGTCTGAAATATGAAAATGATTACTATGAAGAAGTACGTGCACAATTACCAGATATTGGTGAAGCAATTGAAACGCCAGATGGTAGCGGGAAAGTTGTTGCATTAAATATATTAGACATATCCATGCAAGTGAAGCTTGAAGGTCATGAACAGCCACTTGAATATAAATTAGAAGAAATAGAAACTATGCATTAA
- the yabA gene encoding DNA replication initiation control protein YabA: MDRNEIFEKIMRLEMNVNQLSKETSELKTLAVELVEENVALQIENDNLKKVLGNDEPSIQDTINPMPTKEVKKPLPSKDNLAILYGEGFHICKGELFGKHRHGEDCLFCLEVLSD; encoded by the coding sequence TTGGATCGCAATGAGATATTTGAAAAAATAATGCGTTTAGAAATGAATGTCAATCAACTTTCAAAAGAAACATCAGAGTTAAAAACACTTGCTGTTGAACTTGTTGAAGAAAATGTGGCTCTACAAATTGAAAACGATAATTTGAAAAAAGTGTTAGGGAATGATGAGCCGAGTATTCAAGACACAATAAATCCCATGCCTACAAAAGAGGTTAAAAAACCATTACCAAGTAAAGATAATTTAGCAATATTATATGGTGAAGGTTTTCATATCTGTAAAGGTGAGCTTTTTGGAAAACATAGACATGGTGAAGATTGTTTGTTTTGTTTAGAAGTTTTAAGTGACTAA
- a CDS encoding tRNA1(Val) (adenine(37)-N6)-methyltransferase gives MLKQNERFDQLIKENFSIIQNDDVFSFSTDALLLGHFTNPRAKDKVLDLCSGNGVIPLLLFAKHHHRIEGVEIQETLVDMARRTFQFNEVDDYLMMHHMDLKNITKIFKPSQYTLVTCNPPYFKENQQHQHQIEAHKIARHEIMCTLEDCMIAARHLLKEGGRLNMVHRADRLMDVLFEMRKVNIEPKKVVFIYSKVGKSAHTIVVEGRKGGNQGLEIMPPFYIYDESGKYSNEMKEVYYG, from the coding sequence ATGTTAAAACAAAATGAACGATTTGATCAACTAATCAAAGAAAATTTTAGTATTATTCAAAATGACGATGTATTTTCATTTTCTACAGATGCATTATTATTGGGACATTTTACAAATCCAAGAGCAAAAGATAAAGTACTAGATTTATGTTCTGGTAACGGCGTAATACCTTTACTATTATTCGCAAAACATCACCATCGAATAGAAGGTGTCGAAATTCAAGAAACTCTCGTAGATATGGCACGACGCACGTTCCAATTTAACGAGGTTGACGACTATTTAATGATGCATCATATGGACTTGAAAAATATCACAAAAATATTTAAACCTTCACAATATACTTTGGTAACATGTAATCCTCCGTATTTTAAAGAGAATCAGCAGCATCAACATCAAATAGAGGCTCACAAAATCGCTAGACATGAAATTATGTGTACACTTGAAGATTGTATGATTGCAGCACGTCATTTATTAAAAGAAGGTGGCAGGCTAAATATGGTACATCGTGCGGATAGACTGATGGATGTCTTATTTGAAATGAGAAAAGTAAATATCGAACCTAAGAAAGTAGTCTTTATATATAGTAAGGTAGGCAAGTCAGCACACACGATAGTTGTTGAAGGTCGTAAAGGTGGTAATCAAGGATTAGAAATTATGCCCCCGTTTTATATTTATGATGAAAGTGGAAAATATAGCAACGAAATGAAGGAAGTATATTATGGATAG
- a CDS encoding GIY-YIG nuclease family protein has product MDSHFVYIVKCSDGSLYTGYAKDVNARIEKHNRGQGAKYTKIRRPVQLVYQETYETKSEALKREYEIKTYSRQKKLRLIKER; this is encoded by the coding sequence ATGGATAGTCACTTTGTATATATAGTAAAATGTAGTGATGGTAGCTTATATACAGGATATGCTAAAGACGTAAATGCGCGGATTGAAAAACATAATCGCGGTCAAGGTGCTAAATATACAAAAATAAGACGGCCGGTACAGTTAGTTTATCAAGAAACGTATGAGACAAAGTCTGAAGCATTGAAGCGTGAATATGAAATTAAAACGTATTCTAGACAAAAGAAATTGCGATTGATTAAGGAGCGATAG
- the rsmI gene encoding 16S rRNA (cytidine(1402)-2'-O)-methyltransferase: MAVLYLVGTPIGNLADITYRAVDVLHHVDMIACEDTRVTSKLCNHYDISTPLKSYHEHNKDKQTTFIIEQLQSGLNVALVSDAGLPLISDPGYELVVAARKANIKVETVPGPNAGLTALMASGIPSYVYTFLGFLPRKEKEKTVVLEQRMYENSTLILYESPHRVTDTLKTIAKIDGTRQVSLGRELTKKFEQIVTNDVTQMIALIQQGDVPLKGEFVILIEGAKANVETSWFDDLSIVEHVEHYIETKQMKPKQAIKKVAEERQLKTNEVYNIYHQIS, translated from the coding sequence ATGGCTGTATTATATTTAGTGGGAACGCCCATTGGAAATTTGGCAGATATAACTTATCGAGCAGTCGATGTACTACATCATGTCGATATGATTGCCTGTGAAGATACGCGTGTAACAAGTAAATTATGCAATCATTATGATATCTCAACACCATTAAAGTCATACCATGAGCATAATAAGGATAAGCAGACTACTTTTATTATTGAACAATTACAATCTGGACTAAATGTTGCACTTGTATCAGATGCAGGATTGCCATTGATTAGTGATCCAGGATATGAATTAGTTGTTGCAGCTAGAAAAGCTAATATTAAAGTGGAAACTGTACCTGGACCGAACGCAGGTTTAACTGCTTTGATGGCTAGTGGAATACCTTCTTATGTTTATACATTTTTAGGATTTTTACCTAGAAAAGAAAAAGAAAAAACTGTTGTACTAGAACAACGCATGTATGAAAATAGCACGCTTATATTATATGAATCACCACATCGTGTAACAGATACTTTAAAAACAATTGCAAAGATAGATGGCACGAGACAAGTATCTTTGGGACGAGAGTTAACTAAGAAGTTTGAACAAATAGTCACGAATGATGTAACACAAATGATAGCACTCATTCAACAAGGTGACGTTCCGTTAAAAGGTGAGTTTGTTATCTTAATTGAAGGTGCGAAAGCAAATGTTGAAACGTCTTGGTTTGATGATTTGTCTATTGTAGAGCATGTTGAACATTATATTGAAACTAAACAGATGAAACCTAAACAGGCAATCAAGAAAGTTGCAGAAGAACGACAACTTAAAACCAATGAAGTTTATAATATTTATCATCAAATAAGTTAA
- the metG gene encoding methionine--tRNA ligase codes for MAKETFYITTPIYYPSGNLHIGHAYSTVAGDVIARYKRMQGYDVRYLTGTDEHGQKIQEKAQKAGKTEIEYLDEMIAGIKQLWAKLEISNDDFIRTTEERHKHVVEQVFERLLKQGDIYLGEYEGWYSVPDETYYTESQLVDPQYENGKIIGGKSPDSGHEVELVKEESYFFNISKYTDRLLEFYDQNPDFIQPPSRKNEMINNFIKPGLADLAVSRTSFNWGVHVPSNPKHVVYVWIDALVNYISALGYLSDDESLFNKYWPADIHLMAKEIVRFHSIIWPILLMALDLPLPKKVFAHGWILMKDGKMSKSKGNVVDPNILIDRYGLDAARYYLMRELPFGSDGVFTPEAFVERTNFDLANDLGNLVNRTISMINKYFDGELPAYQGPRHELDEEMEAMALETVKSYTESMESLQFSVALSTVWKFISRTNKYIDETTPWVLAKDENQKDMLGNVMAHLVENIRFAAVLLRPFLTHAPKEIFEQLNINNPQFMELDSLEQYGVLTEPIMVTGQPRPIFPRLDSEAEIAYIKESMQPPAAKEEKEEVPSKTEIDIKDFNKVEIKAATIIDAEHVKKSDKLLKIQVDLDSEQRQIVSGIAKFYTPDDIIGKKVAVVTNLKPAKLMGQKSEGMILSAEKDGVLTLVSLPSAIPNGAVIK; via the coding sequence ATGGCGAAAGAAACATTTTATATAACAACCCCAATTTATTATCCTAGTGGGAATTTACATATAGGACATGCATATTCTACTGTTGCTGGAGATGTTATTGCAAGATATAAAAGAATGCAAGGGTATGATGTTCGTTACTTAACAGGTACAGATGAACATGGTCAAAAAATTCAAGAAAAAGCACAAAAAGCTGGGAAAACTGAAATTGAATATTTAGATGAAATGATTGCTGGAATTAAACAGCTTTGGGCAAAACTTGAAATTTCAAATGATGATTTTATTAGAACTACTGAAGAACGTCATAAACATGTTGTTGAACAAGTATTTGAACGTTTATTAAAGCAAGGTGATATCTACTTAGGTGAATATGAAGGTTGGTATTCTGTTCCGGATGAAACATACTATACAGAGTCGCAATTAGTAGACCCACAATACGAGAACGGTAAGATTATTGGTGGTAAAAGCCCTGATTCAGGACACGAGGTTGAACTAGTTAAAGAAGAAAGTTATTTCTTCAATATTAGTAAATATACTGATCGTTTATTGGAATTCTATGATCAAAACCCTGATTTCATTCAACCGCCATCAAGAAAAAATGAAATGATTAACAACTTCATTAAACCAGGACTTGCTGATTTGGCTGTTTCTCGTACATCATTCAACTGGGGTGTCCATGTTCCGTCTAATCCTAAGCACGTTGTATATGTATGGATTGATGCATTAGTTAACTACATTTCAGCATTAGGATATTTATCAGATGATGAGTCATTATTTAACAAATACTGGCCAGCAGATATTCATTTAATGGCTAAGGAAATTGTGCGATTCCATTCAATTATTTGGCCAATTTTATTAATGGCATTAGACTTACCGTTACCTAAAAAAGTCTTTGCACATGGTTGGATTTTGATGAAAGATGGCAAAATGAGTAAGTCTAAAGGCAATGTTGTAGATCCTAACATTTTAATTGATCGTTATGGTCTGGATGCTGCACGTTATTATTTAATGCGTGAACTACCATTTGGTTCAGATGGCGTATTTACACCTGAAGCATTTGTGGAACGTACAAACTTCGACCTAGCTAATGACTTAGGTAACTTAGTAAACCGTACGATTTCAATGATTAATAAATACTTTGATGGTGAATTACCTGCATACCAAGGTCCACGTCATGAATTAGATGAAGAAATGGAAGCTATGGCTTTAGAAACTGTAAAAAGCTATACAGAAAGTATGGAAAGTTTACAATTTTCAGTGGCATTATCTACGGTATGGAAGTTCATTAGTAGAACAAATAAATATATCGATGAAACAACACCGTGGGTATTAGCTAAAGATGAGAATCAAAAAGATATGTTAGGCAATGTTATGGCGCATTTAGTTGAAAATATTCGATTTGCAGCAGTGTTATTACGTCCATTTTTAACACATGCACCAAAAGAAATTTTTGAACAGTTAAACATTAATAATCCACAATTTATGGAATTGGATAGCTTAGAACAATATGGTGTGTTAACTGAACCTATAATGGTAACTGGTCAACCAAGACCTATTTTCCCAAGGTTAGATAGCGAAGCAGAAATCGCGTATATTAAAGAATCAATGCAACCACCTGCTGCTAAAGAGGAAAAAGAAGAAGTTCCTAGCAAGACAGAAATTGATATCAAAGACTTCAATAAAGTTGAAATTAAGGCTGCTACGATTATCGATGCTGAGCATGTTAAAAAATCAGATAAATTATTAAAAATACAAGTGGATTTAGATTCTGAACAAAGACAAATCGTATCAGGAATCGCGAAATTTTATACGCCAGATGATATTATTGGTAAGAAAGTAGCTGTCGTTACAAACTTAAAACCTGCTAAATTGATGGGTCAAAAGTCTGAAGGTATGATTTTATCTGCTGAAAAAGATGGTGTTCTAACTTTAGTGAGTTTACCAAGTGCGATTCCAAATGGTGCAGTGATTAAATAA
- a CDS encoding TatD family hydrolase: protein MLIDTHVHLNDEQYDEDLSEVITRAKEAGVDRMFVVGFNTPTIERAMNLIDEYDFLYAIIGWHPVDAIDFTEERLDWIESLAKHPKVIGLGEMGLDYHWDKSPADVQKEVFRKQIALAKRLKLPIIIHNREATQDCIDILLEEHAEEVGGIMHSFSGSPEIADVVINKLNFYISLGGPVTFKNAKQPKEVAKHVQLDRLLVETDAPYLSPHPYRGKRNEPARVTLVAEQIAELKGLSYEEVCVQTTKNAEKLFNLNS, encoded by the coding sequence ATGTTAATCGATACACATGTCCATTTAAATGATGAACAATACGATGAAGATTTAAGTGAAGTGATTACACGTGCTAAAGAAGCAGGTGTCGATCGTATGTTTGTAGTCGGTTTTAATACACCGACAATCGAACGTGCGATGAACTTAATCGATGAGTATGATTTCCTATACGCAATTATTGGTTGGCATCCTGTTGATGCAATTGATTTTACAGAAGAGCGACTAGATTGGATTGAATCGTTAGCCAAACATCCAAAAGTGATTGGACTTGGTGAGATGGGATTAGATTATCATTGGGATAAATCTCCTGCTGATGTTCAAAAAGAAGTTTTTAGAAAACAAATTGCATTAGCAAAGCGTTTGAAATTACCAATTATCATTCATAATCGTGAAGCGACACAAGATTGTATCGATATCTTACTGGAAGAGCATGCTGAAGAAGTAGGTGGTATAATGCACAGTTTCAGTGGTTCTCCAGAAATTGCAGATGTTGTTATTAATAAATTGAATTTTTATATTTCATTAGGGGGACCTGTGACATTTAAAAATGCAAAGCAACCTAAAGAAGTTGCGAAACATGTGCAATTAGATCGATTGCTGGTAGAAACTGATGCACCATATTTATCACCACATCCATATAGAGGTAAGCGAAATGAGCCGGCAAGAGTGACATTGGTAGCTGAACAAATTGCTGAATTAAAAGGTTTATCTTATGAAGAAGTGTGTGTACAAACTACAAAAAATGCTGAAAAGTTATTTAATTTAAATTCATAA
- the rnmV gene encoding ribonuclease M5: MKINEFIVVEGRDDTERVKRAVECDTIETNGSAINEQTLEVIRNAQQSRGVIVLTDPDFPGDKIRSTITEHVKGVKHAYIDRDKAKNKKGKIGVEHAELEDIKEALMHVSSPFEEAYESIDKTVLIELGLIVGKDARRRREILSRKLRIGHSNGKQLLKKLNAFGYTETDVRQALKDE, translated from the coding sequence ATGAAAATCAATGAGTTTATTGTTGTAGAAGGTCGAGATGATACTGAACGTGTTAAACGAGCTGTAGAATGTGATACGATTGAAACAAATGGCAGTGCAATCAATGAGCAAACTTTGGAAGTAATTAGAAATGCACAACAAAGTCGTGGTGTCATTGTACTGACAGATCCAGATTTTCCTGGAGATAAAATTAGAAGTACAATTACGGAGCATGTAAAAGGTGTTAAACACGCATATATTGATAGAGACAAAGCTAAAAATAAAAAAGGAAAAATCGGTGTTGAACATGCTGAATTAGAAGATATAAAAGAAGCGTTAATGCATGTGAGTTCACCATTTGAAGAAGCATATGAGTCAATTGATAAAACCGTGTTAATAGAGTTAGGGCTAATTGTCGGCAAAGATGCTAGACGTCGTCGTGAAATTTTAAGTAGGAAATTAAGAATTGGTCACTCAAACGGAAAGCAATTATTGAAGAAGTTAAATGCTTTTGGTTATACGGAAACAGATGTAAGGCAAGCTTTAAAAGATGAATAA
- the rsmA gene encoding 16S rRNA (adenine(1518)-N(6)/adenine(1519)-N(6))-dimethyltransferase RsmA, whose translation MNKEVNQLDNKDIATPSRTRALLDKYGFNFKKSLGQNFLIDVNIINNIIDASNIDERTGVIEIGPGMGSLTEQLAKHAKKVLAFEIDQRLIPVLKDTLSAYDNVTVINEDILKANIKEAVENHLQDCEKIMVVANLPYYITTPILLNLMQQDIPIDGYVVMMQKEVGERLNAEVGSKAYGSLSIVVQYYTETSKVLTVPKSVFMPPPNVDSIVVKLMQRKEPLVKIDNEEAFFKLAKAAFAQRRKTINNNYQNFFKDGKQHKEVILQWLEQAGIDPRRRGETLTIQDFAKLYEEKKKFPQLEI comes from the coding sequence ATGAATAAGGAAGTGAATCAGTTGGATAATAAAGATATTGCAACGCCATCTCGAACACGAGCATTATTAGATAAATATGGATTTAATTTTAAGAAAAGTTTAGGTCAGAACTTTTTAATAGACGTTAATATTATAAATAATATTATCGATGCAAGTAATATTGATGAACGTACTGGTGTTATTGAAATTGGACCTGGTATGGGGTCATTAACTGAACAGTTGGCGAAACACGCTAAAAAAGTATTGGCATTTGAAATAGACCAACGCTTAATACCTGTACTCAAGGACACTTTATCAGCATATGATAACGTGACAGTGATTAACGAAGATATTTTAAAAGCAAATATTAAAGAAGCAGTTGAAAACCACTTACAAGACTGCGAAAAAATAATGGTTGTCGCGAATCTACCGTATTACATTACAACGCCGATACTTTTAAATTTGATGCAACAAGATATACCTATTGATGGTTATGTAGTAATGATGCAAAAAGAAGTAGGTGAACGTTTAAATGCTGAAGTAGGATCAAAGGCATATGGCTCTTTATCAATTGTTGTTCAATACTACACTGAAACAAGCAAAGTATTAACTGTACCTAAATCTGTATTTATGCCACCACCAAACGTAGATTCAATTGTTGTAAAATTGATGCAAAGAAAAGAACCACTAGTGAAAATTGATAATGAAGAAGCATTTTTTAAATTGGCGAAAGCGGCATTTGCTCAAAGAAGAAAGACGATTAACAATAACTATCAGAATTTCTTTAAAGATGGTAAACAACATAAAGAAGTAATTTTACAATGGTTAGAACAAGCGGGAATTGATCCAAGGCGACGTGGTGAAACATTAACTATTCAAGATTTTGCTAAATTGTATGAAGAAAAGAAAAAATTCCCTCAATTAGAAATTTAA
- a CDS encoding Veg family protein, translating into MPKSILDIKNSIDCHVGNRIVLKANGGRKKTIKRSGILKETYPSVFIVELDQDKHNFERVSYTYTDVLTENVQVSFEEDNHHESIAH; encoded by the coding sequence ATGCCAAAATCAATTTTGGACATCAAAAATTCTATTGATTGTCATGTAGGAAATCGTATTGTACTGAAAGCCAATGGAGGCCGTAAGAAAACAATAAAACGTTCTGGAATTTTAAAAGAAACATATCCGTCAGTTTTCATTGTTGAGTTAGATCAAGATAAACACAATTTTGAGAGAGTATCGTATACATACACTGATGTGTTGACTGAAAATGTTCAAGTTTCATTTGAAGAGGATAATCATCACGAATCAATTGCACACTAA